Genomic DNA from Cydia amplana chromosome 9, ilCydAmpl1.1, whole genome shotgun sequence:
GTGGAGGAGGCGGAGactcccccccctcccccctcggCCGCGTCGTCGCGCGCGCGCTTGCTCTCGTGCGAGCGCATGTGCTTGCGCAGGTGGTCCTTGCGGTAGAAACCTGAGAAACACAAGTATCCTCACCGACATTTACAACAGTATACAAATAGAATTAAaggagtattaaaaaaaactattcgtGGTTAGCTAGCTGTAAGCAATTATTACTCGACATccttttgcgtgcacgaccacagattaGATATAGCCAAAAGGGATACGCCATACATTAGAAACGGATagcatgattcgtccctgaatcgctgtcaaacttcggttttgtaggaagtgtcccgTCTCTatggtagtactattatttattctgtgcccaagTCTAAAagcaaaatgaaaaaaaaccggacaagtgcgagtcggactcgcccaccgagggtttcgtactttttaatatttgctattatagcggtaacagacaacatctgtgaaaatttcaactgtaactatcacggttcatgagatacagcgtgatgacagacagacaaacggacggacagcggagtcttatggtcccgtttttaccctttgggtacagaaccatAAAAATGAGCATACCTTTTCCACACTCGGGGCAGACCTCGGTCTTGACCCCGGAGTGTATGACGGTGTGCAGGTTGAGGTGCTCGCGCCGCTTGAAGCCCTTGCGGCACACGCCGCACACGTACGGCCGCTCCGGGTTGTGACCCAATTTATGCCGCTCCAAGTGCTCCTTGCGTTTCAAACTATTATCAAGAAAAAACAGAAACTAAAACAAGGAAATCGGTAACACATTTGACGCAGTCTTTCTAATAAGTCGAAGGAGTTAATGAGTCATTCtagtgaaagaaaacatcgtgagaaatcCAGGCTAATCACCATGAGGTCTAGTTTTCAATGCCTAGAAGATAGTGACTCGGAACAGAGATTGAATGTGTGTTGGCGATAATTAAAGTTAACAAAGGATCGTTCCGTTCATAAGAATCGCGGACCACTAGGCAACTCCAGGGGCCtactgtataataaaataaagtgtatTCATCCTTACTTGTCCTATCATGTAAACAAACACTGCTCGAAGACATTATCACATTTTTCTCAATACTCATCACTTAAAATGTTGTTGTATACTTAAAGAAACTAACAAAGTATTGAAATCAACCAATTAACCACcgaaaaatataatttctaataagattttcatcaaaaatcGCAGTAACGAACGGATCACCTCAAAAACATCTGACATTACGATGTCTACATTTTCTATGGATTTGacgtttgtttgtttacatgatAAGACACGTAATGATGAATACACTTTACAAGCTAATACTATTAGtgattttacatacaaaatcactaatagtattagcttgtattttattatgcaacAGGCCCCTGACGTTGTCAATGTCAGAAGTAGCCCAACTCACCCGGCCCCACAGATGCCGCAGATGAACCGCCTCTCGATCTCGTGCACGGAGAGATGCATCTCGAGCTGCTCCTTCTCTGGGTAGGCCATCTGGCACTGCGGGCAGCAGTAGATGGGCGAGCCGTCGGCCGCGTTGGCGATCACCACCTGCCCCGGCTTGGGCCGAGCTGGTTTCGGAGTTTTCTTTTTGtacttcttttttttcttcGGCTGTATTCTTAGGGAGCCGTCTGGAAAgataacaaataatttaaagGAAACCGAAGTACAAATTGGTCATggatggatcaactatttcttgttgttattctgtccaagagacaatagtagcatagtttgttagaagacattgtacaccaccttcttctgacacacttggtagacgaccctcaatagttcataagtatcacaaaaaatgttgttaggtgaatttaaatgcctaaaaatcaggttttaaagagtgacccaggagaacgtaaccatggcaacgagtgaagAAAAAGTTTATTCACTCTCATATGATATGATGTATAGCGGAGATTTTACCGAGACCGGACAGAATCGCGCCCGTTTTCTAGAGATAAGCAGTTATAACGATCACGGCGCGCTCATTCTTGCAATCAGCTGGTTGGTGCTGGAGCTGCTGAGGGTATACCTTCTCCGACCACGGCCTCGGCCATGGGTTCCTTGTCCTGGTCCATGGGCAGCACCTCGATCTCCACGGCGAGTTCCTTCTTGCAATCTGCTGGTTGGTGCTGGAGCTGCTGAGGGTATACCTTCTCCGACCACGGCCTCGGCCATGGGTTCCTTGTCCTGGTCCATGGGCAGCACCTCGATCTGCACGGCGGGCTCCTTGCTGTCTGCTGGTTGGTGCTGGAGCTGCTGAGGGTATACCTTCTCCGACCACGGCCTCGGCCATGGGTTCCTTGTCCTGGTCCATGGGCAGCACCTCGATCTGCACGGCGGGCTCCTTGCTGTCTGCTGGTTGGTGCTGGTGCTGCTGAGGGTATACCTTCTCCGACCACGGCCTCGGCCATGGGTTCCTTGTCCTGGTCCATGGGCAGCACCTCGATCTGCACGGCGGGCTCCTTGCTGTCTGCTGGTTGGTGCTGGAGCTGCTGAGGGTATACCTTCTCCGACCACGGCCTCGGCCATGGGTTCCTTGTCCTGGTCCATGGGCAGCACCTCGATCTGCACGGCGGGCTCCTTGCTGTCTGCTGGTTGGTGCTGGAGCTGCTGAGGGTATACCTTCTCCGACCACGGCCTCGGCCATGGGTTCCTTGTCCTGGTCCATGGGCAGCACCTCGATCTGCACGGCGGACTCCTTCTTGCAATCTGCTGGTTGATGCTGGTGCTGCTGAGGGTATACCTTCTCCGACCACGGCCTCGGCCATGGGTTCCTTGTCCTGGTCCATGGGCAGCACCTCGATCTGCACGGCGGACTCCTTCTTGCAATCTGCTGGTTGATGCTGGTGCTGCTGAGGGTATAACTTCTCCGACCACGGCCTCGGCCATGGGTTCCTTGTCCTGGTCCATGGGCAGCACCTCGATCTGCACGGCGGACTCCTTCTTGCAATCTGCTGGTTGATGCTGGTGCTGCTGAGGGTATACCTTCTCCGACCACGGCCTCGGCCATGGGTTCCTTGTCCTGGTCCATGGGCAGCACCTCGATCTGCACGGCGGACTCCTTCTTGCAATCTGCTGGTTGATGCTGGTGCTGCTGAGGGTATACCTTCTCCGACCACGGCCTCGGCCATGGGTTCCTTGTCCTGGTCCATGGGCAGCACCTCGATCTGCACGGCGGACTCCTTCTTGCAATCTGCTGGTTGATGCTGGTGCTGCTGAGGGTATACCTTCTCCGACCACGGCCTCGGCCATGGGTTCCTTGTCCTGGTCCATGGGCAGCACCTCGATCTGCACGGCGGACTCCTTCTTGCAATCTGCTGGTTGATGCTGGTGCTGCTGAGGGTATACCTTCTCCGACCACGGCCTCGGCCATGGGTTCCTTGTCCTGGTCCATGGGCAGCACCTCGATCTCCACGGCGAGTTCCTTCTTGCAATCTGCTGGTTGGTGCTGGAGCTGCTGAGGGTATACCTTCTCCGACCACGGCCTCGGCCATGGGTTCCTTGTCCTGGTCCATGGGCAGCACCTCGATCTGCACGGCGGGCTCCTTGCTGTCTGCTGGTTGGTGCTGGAGCTGCTGAGGGTATACCTTCTCCGACCACGGCCTCGGCCATGGGTTCCTTGTCCTGGTCCATGGGCAGCACCTCGATCTGCACGGCGGGCTCCTTGCTGTCTGCTGGTTGGTGCTGGTGCTGCTGAGGGTATACCTTCTCCGACCACGGCCTCGGCCATGGGTTCCTTGTCCTGGTCCATGGGCAGCACCTCGATCTGCACGGCGGGCTCCTTGCTGTCTGCTGGTTGGTGCTGGAGCTGCTGAGGGTATACCTTCTCCGACCACGGCCTCGGCCATGGGTTCCTTGTCCTGGTCCATGGGCAGCACCTCGATCTGCACGGCGGGCTCCTTGCTGTCTGCTGGTTGGTGCTGGAGCTGCTGAGGGTATACCTTCTCCGACCACGGCCTCGGCCATGGGTTCCTTGTCCTGGTCCATGGGCAGCACCTCGATCTGCACGGCGGGCTCCTTCTTGCAATCTGCTGGTTGATGCTGGTGCTGCTGAGGGTATACCTTCTCCGACCACGGCCTCGGCCATGGGTTCCTTGTCCTGGTCCATGGGCAGCACCTCGATCTGCACGGCGGACTCCTTCTTGCAATCTGCTGGTTGATGCTGGTGCTGCTGAGGGTATAACTTCTCCGACCACGGCCTCGGCCATGGGTTCCTTGTCCTGGTCCATGGGCAGCACCTCGATCTGCACGGCGGACTCCTTCTTGCAATCTGCTGGTTGATGCTGGTGCTGCTGAGGGTATACCTTCTCCGACCACGGCCTCGGCCATGGGTTCCTTGTCCTGGTCCATGGGCAGCACCTCGATCTGCACGGCGGACTCCTTCTTGCAATCTGCTGGTTGATGCTGGTGCTGCTGAGGGTATACCTTCTCCGACCACGGCCTCGGCCATGGGTTCCTTGTCCTGGTCCATGGGCAGCACCTCGATCTGCACGGCGGACTCCTTCTTGCAATCTGCTGGTTGATGCTGGTGCTGCTGAGGGTATACCTTCTCCGACCACGGCCTCGGCCATGGGTTCCTTGTCCTGGTCCATGGGCAGCACCTCGATCTGCACGGCGGACTCCTTCTTGCAATCTGCTGGTTGATGCTGGTGCTGCTGAGGGTATACCTTCTCCGACCACGGCCTCGGCCATGGGTTCCTTGTCCTGGTCCATGGGCAGCACCTCGATCTCCACGGCGAGTTCCTTCTTGCAATCTGCTGGTTGGTGCTGGAGCTGCTGAGGGTATACCTTCTCCGACCACGGCCTCGGCCATGGGTTCCTTGTCCTGGTCCATGGGCAGCACCTCGATCTGCAAGGCGGGCTCCTTGCTGTCTGCTGGTTGGTGCTGGTGCTGCTGAGGGTATACCTTCTCCGACCACGGCCTCGGCCATGGGTTCCTTGTCCTGGTCCATGGGCAGCACCTCGATCTGCACGGCGGGCTCCTTGCTGTCTGCTGGTTGGTGCTGGAGCTGCTGAGGGTATACCTTCTCCGACCACGGCCTCGGCCATGGGTTCCTTGTCCTGGTCCATGGGCAGCACCTCGATCTGCACGGCGGACTCCTTCTTGCAATCTGCTGGTTGATGCTGGTGCTGCTGAGGGTATACCTTCTCCGACCACGGCCTCGGCCATGGGTTCCTTGTCCTGGTCCATGGGCAGCACCTCGATCTGCACGGCGGACTCCTTCTTGCAATCTGCTGGTTGATGCTGGTGCTGCTGAGGGTATAACTTCTCCGACCACGGCCTCGGCCATGGGTTCCTTGTCCTGGTCCATGGGCAGCACCTCGATCTGCACGGCGGACTCCTTCTTGCAATCTGCTGGTTGATGCTGGTGCTGCTGAGGGTATACCTTCTCCGACCACGGCCTCGGCCATGGGTTCCTTGTCCTGGTCCATGGGCAGCACCTCGATCTGCACGGCGGACTCCTTCTTGCAATCTGCTGGTTGATGCTGGTGCTGCTGAGGGTATACCTTCTCCGACCACGGCCTCGGCCATGGGTTCCTTGTCCTGGTCCATGGGCAGCACCTCGATCTGCACGGCGGACTCCTTCTTGCAATCTGCTGGTTGATGCTGGTGCTGCTGAGGGTATACCTTCTCCGACCACGGCCTCGGCCATGGGTTCCTTGTCCTGGTCCATGGGCAGCACCTCGATCTGCACGGCGGACTCCTTCTTGCAATCTGCTGGTTGATGCTGGTGCTGCTGAGGGTATACCTTCTCCGACCACGGCCTCGGCCATGGGTTCCTTGTCCTGGTCCATGGGCAGCACCTCGATCTCCACGGTGGGTTCCTTGCTGTCTGCTGGTTGGTGCTGGAGCTGCTGAGGGTATACCTTCTCCGACCACGGCCTCGGCCATGGGTTCCTTGTCCTGGTCCATGGGCAGCACCTCGATCTCCACGGTGGGTTCCTTGTGCACGGCGGACTCCTTGCAATCTGCTGGTTGATGCTGGTGCTGCTGAGGGTATACCTTCTCCGACCACGGCCTCGGCCATGGGTTCCTTGTCCTGGTCCATGGGCAGCACCTCGATCTGCACGGCGGACTCCTTCTTGCAATCTGCTGGTCGGTGCTGGAGCAGCTGAGGGTATACCTTCTCCGACCACGGCCTCGGCCATGGGTTCCTTGTCCTGGTCCATGGGCAGCACCTCAATATCCACGGCGGGCTCCTTCTTGCTGTCCGAGGGGTTGATCCGGAGGAACTGCTGCAGGGACACAGGCAGAGTTGGTTGCTGCAAATTAAAACAGGGGTAAGAAAATAGAAAACCGACTCAGATTGAAACTACCCtacacataaagttttaagtcataatgtattgtttgtcatattatcattagtcctaaaactgaaaccgttaacttttcaggattttggtaaggatatcctatagataggttacgttaggtttgttttatggcaatcctgaaaagttacgcgtttctaaaccaaataaattatgacttacgaaaatgcggacaaataaaacgttatgacttaaaactttttgggaaacaatagaaatccaccgtgattaccttttgtattgttttcgagctcccagacacaatacaaaaggtaatcacggttcatataccggtcgatataagtctagtgaaactaaccgtgaacaAACCAGTAACGAGAGTATGTGTAgttatagagaaatatagtaagacaagagtgctcactccatacatcagttagactattaatttcagtgtctacatctagcatcgagtagcggaaccatcagtactgctacttgacaatagatgtagcaccaaccggaaagtcttatctcaacagcataagactttccggtcggtgctacatctattgtcaagtagcagtactgatagttccgctactcgatgctaaatgctaatagtcttttcgggactaaaactgatgtatggagtgagcaatctatgtatttttttctctatggtgcagTACAAACGGCAACactacttttattaaattttacttttgtacctactcatttctatgttattttctttgttagtgtaataattcttttttttccttttcttctgttatgatgattgtgtgtaaatttatactgtgtgtcattgcagctgtcaaataaatgctttatctatctatctaacacttttaactgtacatcggtggaccttataacaaaaggcataaggtccccCGGTGTCCAGTGAACAGTGCGGGCGGTACATGTACGCGTTACCTGCGGCTGGAACTGGTTGAAGTACTTGATGAGGTCCTGCTGCGTGCTGCTGATCTGCCACTGCATGGTCTCGCTCGACTCCGTGCCCTGCGAGCTCTCCTGACAAAACAcgttacatttataattatgtttgttgAACAGAACACCCGAATTTAAAGATGAGGTGTATTCAAAGAATCTGTGAAGTAACAGCTGAGGATTCGGAAGCTTCGAACTTTGCCAGCTTACAAAAATAGAATTATTTCATGCTCATGGAGTTCAAAACTAAAATATCACCAACAATAACTCAATTAACATGtgcaaatatgtattatatttttgcATTCAAGTTATGATCTATATCATCTATATCCATATCAAACTGCTTGTTGTTAATCGAACTGAGATTCTGTCAATCTGTAATCAACCTGTCGCTGCGGGGTGAAATAATTCGAGGCGGGGGTGAAGCGCGCAGGGatgaactattattacttattgtTTATTATCACAACTGTCACTAGTAAAACGATGACGTGAGTTTCATTCGAGTTCGAGTTCGTCACCAACATCGTCATCAAGGGATGACGATGTTGGTGACGGCCTGATTGTTGTTGGTGatggtgttgttgttgttgttatatCTGCTCGTATAAAGCGCAACTCACGTCATCGTTGGCGTTGTCGTCGCACTCCTCCTTGATGACGATGTTGGTGACGGCCTGGTTGTTGTTGGTGATGGTGTTGTTGTTATTATATCTGCTCGTATAAAGCGCAACTCACGTCATCGTTGGCGTTGTCGTCGCACTCCTCCTTGATGACGATGTTGGTGACGGCCTGATTGTTGTTGGTGatggtgttgttgttgttgtaataTCTGCTGTAATGGCATAAAGCGCAACTCACGTCATCGTTGGCGTTGTCGTCGCACTCCTCCTTGATGACGATGTTGGTGACGGCCTGATTGTTGTTGGTGATGGTGTAGTTGTTGTTGTAATATCTGCTGTAATGGCATAAAGCGCAACTCACGTCATCGTTGGCGTTGTCGTCGCACTCCTCCTTGATGACGATGTTGGTGACGGCCTGGTTGTTGTTGGTGatggtgttgttgttgttatatCTGCTCGTATAAAGCGCAACTCACGTCATCGTTGGCGTTGTCGTCGCACTCCTCGTTGATGACGATGTTGGTGACGGCCTGATTGTTGTTGGTGatggtgttgttgttgttgttatatCTGCTCGTATAAAGCGCAACTCACGTCATCGTTGGCGTTGTCGTCGCACTCCACCTTGATGACGATGTTGGTGACGGCCTGATTGTTGTTGGTGatggtgttgttgttgttgtaataTCTGCTGTAATGGCATAAAGCGCAACTCACGTCATCGTTGGCGTTGTCGTCGCACTCCTCCTTGATGACGATGTTGGTGACGGCCTGGTTGTTGTTGGTGATGGTGTTGTTGTTGTTCAGTTTGGTGTCCTCGGGGCCGTTGATCACTATCTGCTGGTTTGGTGTTATGAACACCtgcaaaattaataataataaataggttAATAAATAAGATCTTTATTGCTTTAAACCTTACATTACATTTCacattgtaaaatgtattaacaatatgatattatcagtaaaaaaataatatatttcattatAGTCTAGAGAGAGATATTATATTCCGATActaattaatctgtcagctcccacggctcatatatgagccagaacgcttatggtgacgtcatatatggattcgacaggttaatcagTAAAAGGTTTAAATATTTCAACTACCTGGTGCTGGATGGTCTGCTGGATCTGCTCCTTGTTGTCCTGCATCTGCTGGACCAGCTGCATGTCCTGCGGGAGCGCCGCTAGCACCTGCAGCCCTGTCCAAAACCATCACACTATTACCATTAcactatttattacttcaattactTGCATGAATTACGAGCAATTTACACGGAATGTATGACATCTATCTGTAATAGCCAGCAAAATTTTGGCAGTTAAATGAGTACCACACATACTAAAATCAAAGTTGATTGCAATCCTCATGAACGCCTGTTATGAGGATTGGGGCCAGACATATTGAgagtaagggctgatttagacggcgcgcgaactcgtatgcgattttagttacattgcggactgttggttacgtccaattcaaccgaccaatcaaaacccgcaatgtaatgaaactcgcatgcgagttcttgcatcgtctaaatgagcgcTCAGAGTGTTGGCTCACCTTCAGGCAGCGTGTTGCCGAGCACCTGTATGCCGGTGTCGCTGTTGTCCGGCGAGTACGCCACCGTCAGCACCGCGCCGCCTTCAACCAACACAAACCAATCATGCGACACCAAGCATTaccaatcactacatagtataaaacaacgtCGCTTCCCGctctctgtccctatgtatgcttagatctttaaaactacgcaacggattatgatgcagttttttagggttccgtacccaaagggtaaaaacgggaccctattactaagactccgctgtccgtccgtccgtccgtccgtccgtctgtcaccaggctgtatctcacgaaccgtgatagctagacagttgaaattttcacagatgatgtatttctgttgccgctataacaacaaatactaaaaacagaataaaataaagatttaagtggggctcccatacaacaaacgtgatttttgaccgaagttaagcaacgtcgggcggggtcagtacttggatgggtgaccgtttttttgcttgttttgctctattttttgttcgctccgtgcgcgagttcgactcgcacttggccggttttttttaatagagtgattcaagaggaaggtttatgtataatttgttaacccgtgcgaagccggggcgggtcgctagtagatcATAAAGGCGAACTTTATTCACGATTCACCACACACTGAGTTTTGTGAACTATCTGAAAGGCGGCGGGCTCAcctcagatatattggagcagCCAAGTTGTTCACAAAAATCTTAACAGTCTCCATTA
This window encodes:
- the LOC134650799 gene encoding specificity protein transcription factor 3-like, with the protein product MCDMQNMPTRDDASCEEDSEMNFAAFSTASAAGTHYVTTTGQLPVTKLQQNVTSNGSTLQQVVGMVGNDGGVQYVRADGLQAGPQLITLPITLPGAKPGDPQQTVQIQVLSPNILQQQQPKYQMQIPIQGFQQGGAVLTVAYSPDNSDTGIQVLGNTLPEGLQVLAALPQDMQLVQQMQDNKEQIQQTIQHQVFITPNQQIVINGPEDTKLNNNNTITNNNQAVTNIVIKEECDDNANDDSSQGTESSETMQWQISSTQQDLIKYFNQFQPQQPTLPVSLQQFLRINPSDSKKEPAVDIEVLPMDQDKEPMAEAVVGEDGSLRIQPKKKKKYKKKTPKPARPKPGQVVIANAADGSPIYCCPQCQMAYPEKEQLEMHLSVHEIERRFICGICGAGLKRKEHLERHKLGHNPERPYVCGVCRKGFKRREHLNLHTVIHSGVKTEVCPECGKGFYRKDHLRKHMRSHESKRARDDAAEGGGGGVSASSTPTPASCPSPSPSNNTILPEITIHVPTSSNMQPVQINIPQHVVSSLQAQAAADTHAAQAQLDALLAQAHAHS